A part of Variovorax sp. HW608 genomic DNA contains:
- a CDS encoding AzlD domain-containing protein, whose protein sequence is MSLASGQTDVWTLAVIVGLAGVTVLTRCFFFILDRPWGLPDWAHRALHYAPAAALAAVVIPEVVMTQGHLTATLQDARLYGAVAGVAYYFWRGGVLGTMLAGMAVYLPLHLGLGW, encoded by the coding sequence ATGAGCCTCGCCAGTGGGCAAACCGATGTCTGGACGCTGGCGGTCATCGTCGGCCTCGCGGGCGTCACGGTGCTGACGCGCTGCTTCTTCTTCATCCTCGACCGGCCGTGGGGCCTGCCGGACTGGGCGCATCGCGCCCTGCACTACGCGCCGGCCGCCGCGCTGGCGGCCGTGGTGATTCCCGAAGTCGTCATGACGCAGGGCCATCTCACGGCGACCCTGCAGGATGCGCGCCTCTACGGCGCGGTGGCCGGGGTCGCCTACTACTTCTGGCGCGGCGGCGTGCTCGGGACGATGCTCGCGGGCATGGCGGTCTACCTGCCGCTGCACCTGGGCCTGGGCTGGTAG
- a CDS encoding AzlC family ABC transporter permease, translating to MFLSPSIRRQPEFREGIRDMSPIALGIGAWGLMTGVAMLKSGMSVVEAVAMTLLVYAGSSQLASIPLLIAGAPAWVILATGFCVNLRFVVFSLHLRPYLMHMPRWRRMTHGYLTADMSYAMFTRRYARAPETEAERRAQEAYLTGNYCVTWCAWIGLSLLGILLANMIPPSWGLGFAGVLSLVAIVCSMASTRLRVLAVAIAGATAVAAYALPLKLNIVAGIGVAVLLCFWLERQFELDPDAEDDK from the coding sequence ATGTTCCTCTCGCCATCGATCCGCCGCCAACCGGAATTTCGCGAAGGCATTCGCGACATGTCGCCGATCGCGCTCGGCATCGGCGCATGGGGGCTCATGACCGGCGTCGCGATGCTCAAGTCGGGCATGAGCGTGGTCGAGGCCGTCGCGATGACCCTGCTGGTCTACGCCGGCAGCTCGCAGCTCGCGTCCATCCCGCTCTTGATCGCCGGCGCGCCGGCCTGGGTGATCCTGGCGACCGGCTTCTGCGTCAACCTGCGCTTCGTGGTCTTCAGCCTGCATCTGCGGCCGTATCTCATGCACATGCCGCGCTGGCGCCGCATGACGCACGGCTATCTCACGGCCGACATGAGCTACGCGATGTTCACGCGCAGGTACGCCCGTGCGCCCGAGACCGAGGCCGAGAGGCGCGCGCAGGAGGCCTACCTCACCGGCAACTACTGCGTGACCTGGTGCGCATGGATCGGCCTGAGCCTGCTCGGCATCTTGCTGGCGAACATGATCCCGCCGAGCTGGGGCCTCGGCTTCGCGGGCGTGCTGAGCCTGGTGGCGATCGTCTGTTCGATGGCGAGCACGCGCCTGCGCGTGCTCGCGGTGGCGATCGCCGGCGCGACCGCGGTCGCGGCCTATGCGCTGCCGCTCAAGCTCAACATCGTCGCGGGCATCGGCGTCGCGGTGCTGCTGTGCTTCTGGCTCGAGCGGCAGTTCGAGCTCGATCCCGACGCGGAGGACGATAAATGA
- the fmt gene encoding methionyl-tRNA formyltransferase, giving the protein MKVAFAGTPEFARVALEAIAAAGHEIVLTLTQPDRPAGRGMKLQASPVKQFAVSRGWPVIQPRSLRLDGKYPGDAETARGAIADSKADVMVVAAYGLILPQWVLDAPRLGCLNIHASLLPRWRGAAPIHRAIEAGDAETGITIMQMDAGLDTGDMLLREAMPVGDDSTARLHDRLAALGGRMIALALEQAQAGALHAVAQPAEGVTYAHKVEKAEANVDWSQDAAAIVRRIRAFDPFPGASSTLDGETIKLWAAQNGGEAPSEAPGTVLAVGPAGIAVAAKGSVVVVSELQRAGGKRLPVADFLRGFDVKPGQVFG; this is encoded by the coding sequence ATGAAAGTTGCGTTCGCGGGCACGCCCGAATTCGCCCGCGTCGCGCTGGAAGCGATCGCCGCGGCCGGCCACGAGATCGTCCTCACGCTGACCCAGCCCGACCGCCCGGCGGGCCGCGGGATGAAGCTGCAGGCTTCGCCGGTCAAGCAGTTCGCGGTGTCGCGCGGCTGGCCGGTGATCCAGCCTCGGAGCCTGCGGCTCGATGGCAAGTACCCCGGCGACGCCGAAACCGCGCGTGGTGCGATCGCGGATTCGAAGGCCGACGTCATGGTCGTGGCCGCCTACGGCCTGATCCTTCCGCAGTGGGTGCTCGATGCCCCGCGGCTTGGCTGCCTCAACATCCACGCGAGCCTGCTGCCGCGATGGCGCGGCGCCGCGCCGATCCACCGCGCGATCGAAGCCGGCGACGCCGAGACCGGCATCACCATCATGCAGATGGACGCCGGCCTCGACACCGGCGACATGCTGCTGCGCGAAGCGATGCCGGTCGGCGACGACAGCACCGCGCGCCTGCACGACCGGCTCGCGGCGCTCGGCGGCCGCATGATCGCCCTGGCGCTCGAGCAGGCGCAGGCCGGCGCGCTCCACGCCGTTGCGCAGCCCGCCGAGGGCGTGACCTACGCGCACAAGGTCGAGAAGGCCGAGGCGAACGTGGACTGGTCGCAGGACGCCGCCGCGATCGTGCGCCGCATCCGCGCCTTCGATCCGTTCCCCGGTGCGAGCAGCACGCTCGACGGCGAGACCATCAAGCTCTGGGCCGCGCAGAACGGCGGCGAGGCGCCCTCCGAAGCGCCCGGCACCGTGCTCGCCGTCGGTCCGGCCGGCATTGCCGTCGCGGCCAAGGGATCGGTCGTCGTCGTCTCCGAACTCCAGCGCGCAGGCGGCAAGCGCCTGCCGGTGGCCGATTTCCTGCGAGGCTTCGACGTGAAGCCGGGACAGGTCTTCGGCTGA
- the def gene encoding peptide deformylase, with translation MAKRTILSYPDARLHTVAKPVQGVDARIKTLVADMLETMYDANGIGLAATQIDVHERLVVIDVSEERNQPLVLINPEIVWASDERVVNEEGCLSVPGIYDGVERATAVRVTALDADGEPQDLEAEGLLAVCIQHELDHLLGKVFVEYLSPLKRNRIKSKLLKQQRAEQKTDQREGRS, from the coding sequence ATGGCAAAACGAACCATTTTGAGTTACCCCGACGCTCGCCTGCACACGGTGGCCAAACCGGTGCAGGGCGTCGATGCGCGCATCAAGACGCTGGTCGCCGACATGCTCGAGACCATGTACGACGCCAACGGCATCGGGCTCGCCGCCACGCAGATCGACGTGCATGAGCGGCTGGTCGTGATCGACGTGTCCGAGGAACGCAACCAGCCCCTGGTGCTCATCAATCCCGAGATCGTCTGGGCGAGCGACGAAAGGGTCGTCAACGAAGAAGGCTGCCTGTCGGTGCCGGGCATCTACGACGGCGTGGAGCGCGCCACCGCCGTGCGCGTGACGGCGCTCGACGCGGACGGCGAACCGCAGGACCTCGAGGCCGAGGGCCTGCTCGCGGTCTGCATCCAGCATGAACTCGATCACCTGCTGGGCAAGGTCTTCGTCGAATACCTGTCGCCGCTGAAGCGCAACCGCATCAAGAGCAAGCTGCTCAAGCAGCAGCGCGCAGAACAGAAGACCGATCAACGCGAAGGACGTAGCTGA
- a CDS encoding LysM peptidoglycan-binding domain-containing protein, whose translation MNKFRANEHLRPSFFATLAALAIASFAGTTASAQNYPVTPQQRATAQQTAQAGIPVSELAPNAPDEYTVKRGDTLWAISRLYLRSPWRWPELWGMNMSEIHNPHRIYPGQVLYLDKTGGRARLSTRRGSGGPEGTIKLSPHTRYESLSGMALPTLNPSLIEPFLAEPVVVDENTLATAPRIVAGNDSRVLLSRGDRAYARGDINSPLVETAGPIKTFRIFRDATPLKDPGTGEILGYEAQYLGKAQLQRGESTLSEMVEGKEVVSVVPATIDIVSAREEMRAGDRLLPEPPRELLSYVPRAPQQPIEGRIVSVYGNAVQFAAQNQVVAINKGLRDGIESGHVLAILKNGETIVDKTGAAKETLKLPNERIGLLMVFRPFERVSYALVLEINDTPRVGDLLVNP comes from the coding sequence ATGAATAAATTCCGAGCCAACGAACACCTGCGTCCCAGCTTCTTCGCCACGTTGGCAGCCCTTGCCATTGCGAGCTTCGCAGGCACCACCGCATCCGCACAGAACTACCCCGTCACGCCGCAGCAGCGCGCCACCGCCCAGCAAACCGCGCAGGCCGGCATTCCCGTCAGCGAACTGGCGCCCAACGCGCCCGACGAATACACCGTCAAGCGCGGCGACACGCTGTGGGCCATTTCGCGCCTCTATCTGCGCAGCCCGTGGCGCTGGCCCGAGCTGTGGGGCATGAACATGAGCGAGATCCACAACCCGCACCGGATCTATCCGGGCCAGGTGCTCTATCTCGACAAGACCGGCGGCCGTGCCCGCCTGAGCACCCGGCGCGGCTCCGGCGGGCCCGAAGGCACCATCAAGCTGTCGCCGCACACGCGCTATGAATCGCTGTCCGGCATGGCGCTGCCGACCCTCAACCCGAGCCTGATCGAACCCTTCCTCGCCGAGCCGGTGGTGGTGGACGAGAACACGCTCGCCACCGCGCCGCGCATCGTCGCGGGCAACGACAGCCGCGTGCTGCTGTCCCGCGGCGATCGCGCCTATGCGCGCGGCGACATCAACTCGCCGCTCGTCGAAACGGCCGGCCCGATCAAGACCTTCCGGATCTTCCGCGACGCCACGCCGCTGAAGGACCCGGGCACCGGCGAAATCCTCGGCTACGAAGCCCAGTACCTCGGCAAGGCCCAGCTGCAGCGCGGCGAGTCGACCTTGAGCGAAATGGTCGAAGGCAAGGAGGTCGTGAGCGTCGTGCCGGCCACCATCGACATCGTTTCCGCGCGCGAGGAGATGCGCGCCGGCGACCGCCTGCTGCCGGAGCCTCCGCGCGAACTCCTGAGCTACGTGCCGCGCGCCCCGCAGCAGCCGATCGAAGGCCGCATCGTCTCTGTCTACGGCAATGCGGTGCAGTTCGCCGCCCAGAACCAGGTGGTGGCGATCAACAAGGGCCTGCGCGACGGCATCGAGTCCGGACACGTGCTGGCGATCCTCAAGAACGGCGAAACCATCGTCGACAAGACCGGTGCCGCCAAGGAAACGCTGAAGCTGCCGAACGAGCGCATCGGCCTCTTGATGGTGTTCCGTCCGTTCGAGAGGGTTTCCTATGCCCTCGTGCTGGAGATCAACGACACGCCGCGGGTGGGCGACCTGCTGGTCAATCCCTGA
- the dprA gene encoding DNA-processing protein DprA produces the protein MEREELAGWLRLALTPGVGNTAGRKLLAAFGLPSQVFTQSREALLQVVADAQAHALQQVPDGFETQLRQTLDWLQGTDADGAVRRIVTLGDAGYPASLLETADPPLMLYLLGAPAFDLTQLGRSIAMVGSRNPTAQGEETARAFARAFGEAGITVISGLALGIDGAAHTGALEAGGPADRLATVAVVGTGLDRVYPVRHRDLAHRIAAHGLIVSEYPLGTPPLNQNFPKRNRIIAGLARGTLVVEAALRSGSLITARLAAEQGREVFAIPGSIHSPQSRGAHALIRQGAKLVESVGDVLEELRFDAPVAAAQPEQAEPASADDSGLLADLGFDPVSLDSLCARTGWSAAQLQARLLELELEGHVARLPGGLFQRVARG, from the coding sequence GTGGAACGCGAGGAACTCGCCGGCTGGCTCCGCCTCGCGCTGACACCGGGCGTCGGCAACACGGCCGGGCGCAAGCTGCTGGCGGCGTTCGGACTGCCTTCGCAGGTTTTCACGCAATCGCGAGAGGCGCTCCTCCAGGTCGTGGCCGACGCGCAGGCGCATGCGCTGCAGCAGGTACCCGACGGGTTCGAGACACAACTCCGGCAGACGCTCGACTGGCTGCAGGGCACCGACGCTGACGGCGCTGTCCGGCGCATCGTGACGCTGGGCGATGCGGGCTACCCGGCCTCGCTGCTCGAAACGGCGGACCCGCCGTTGATGCTCTACCTGCTCGGCGCGCCGGCCTTCGATCTGACGCAATTGGGCCGCAGCATCGCGATGGTCGGCAGCCGCAATCCCACCGCGCAGGGTGAAGAGACCGCGCGCGCATTCGCGCGTGCGTTCGGCGAGGCCGGTATCACGGTGATTTCCGGCCTTGCATTGGGCATCGACGGCGCCGCGCACACCGGCGCACTCGAGGCCGGCGGTCCTGCCGACCGTCTCGCGACCGTGGCGGTCGTCGGCACCGGGCTCGATCGCGTCTACCCGGTCCGGCATCGCGACCTGGCGCATCGCATCGCGGCCCACGGCTTGATCGTGAGCGAATACCCGCTGGGCACGCCGCCGCTCAACCAGAACTTTCCGAAGCGCAACCGCATCATCGCGGGCCTCGCGCGCGGCACGCTCGTGGTCGAGGCCGCGCTTCGCTCGGGCTCGCTGATCACCGCGCGGCTGGCTGCGGAACAGGGCAGGGAGGTGTTCGCGATCCCCGGTTCGATCCATTCGCCGCAATCGCGCGGCGCCCATGCGCTGATACGCCAGGGCGCAAAGCTGGTCGAGTCGGTCGGCGACGTGCTCGAAGAATTGCGATTCGACGCGCCGGTTGCCGCCGCACAACCCGAACAGGCCGAGCCAGCCTCGGCCGACGATTCCGGCCTGCTGGCCGATCTCGGTTTCGACCCGGTCAGCCTCGATTCGCTGTGCGCCCGCACCGGCTGGAGCGCTGCGCAATTGCAGGCCCGGCTGCTGGAGCTCGAACTGGAAGGCCACGTGGCCCGGCTGCCTGGCGGATTGTTCCAGCGCGTCGCGCGCGGCTGA
- a CDS encoding DUF494 family protein, with translation MFEVLVFVYENYWRGNACPAPEQLGRKLSAQGFDADEIREALHWLDGLSLATQGIQLDRHADDASATVGLRSRSDDVIPQSPDSIRVYSRSEQEHIGPESLGFISFLESSGVLPTGMREIVIERAMATPGEPLTIDELKIIVLMVHWSTGLEPDALVLDELCDDSDDRIAH, from the coding sequence ATGTTCGAAGTGCTCGTTTTTGTCTACGAAAACTACTGGCGCGGCAATGCATGTCCCGCACCCGAACAGTTGGGCCGCAAGCTCAGCGCTCAGGGCTTCGATGCGGACGAGATCCGCGAGGCGCTGCACTGGCTCGACGGCCTGAGTCTCGCCACCCAGGGCATTCAGCTCGACCGCCACGCCGACGACGCAAGCGCCACGGTGGGCCTGCGCAGCCGAAGCGACGACGTCATTCCCCAATCGCCGGATTCGATCCGCGTCTACTCGCGTTCCGAGCAGGAACATATCGGCCCCGAGTCCCTGGGCTTCATCAGCTTCCTCGAATCCTCGGGCGTGCTGCCGACAGGGATGCGCGAGATCGTGATCGAACGCGCGATGGCCACGCCCGGCGAGCCGCTGACGATCGACGAGCTCAAGATCATCGTGCTGATGGTGCACTGGTCCACCGGCCTCGAGCCCGATGCGCTGGTGCTGGACGAGCTCTGCGACGACTCGGACGACCGTATCGCCCATTAA
- a CDS encoding DUF1631 family protein, with translation MATRSHASSLQISRETRERFVAATEGLIEPVAHAIGERLVALASQTGNARDMQENRDGFLAFQSHGADWAAHTRQAWRKALASSSSAGSSSNSLSRLELIGDEVVETNILSSRLAQTIQDKASFELNDLRLRIQHLDGTSELDAKDVLKPEAFAKVLVDQWLANGMSRDLWIKVQDQVQTHMVDAMVKAYKDANAFLISRDVMPEIDLKSFVRRTGSVNSGAAGLGGSFAASHASGSASMGISAQQAQSPRGGYALPAGSFAPAAIGVGMGRGGAAVTAGDAMGGNGGSPLVVARQRAQGVLLNLKRFVTARIGGDISQHRPAAVGGDVVGGPAGVAGAPAFAAAIADAEVAYQAAASQYVVGDEATAVLQATVDLRRRSAELKKKAPTTADKATVEIVALMFQAILAEERIPFSARVWFARLQMPVLRVAIAEPEFFGTLQHPARMLIDRMGSCVMGFDAAAISGSALEGEIRRVVQVIEQYPETGQRVFKLVFDEFVAFLNKYLTQSDTAQKVMSVAQQVEQKETMAIQYTIELRKMLNDMPVREEIREFLFKVWAEVLAIAALRYGPQDEQTVMLKRSASDLVWAASAKPNRNDRTRVIQDLPKLLQRLRQGMTLLGIVGDTQEQHIKTIGATLSDAFMSKTEAIPQAKIEAMAKRLANLEDFVSDEGTMDVPLDAASIELLLGVDAASIEVVPDTGTKVGEDMLAWAHELQVGNWFMLDHNDRVSQVQFVWRSERKQLHLFASSDGRSFLIQVGRLASYLQAGLLVPAEEETLTVRATREALAKLDANPERLLN, from the coding sequence ATGGCCACGCGGTCCCACGCCTCTTCCCTCCAGATCTCCCGCGAGACGCGCGAGCGTTTCGTCGCCGCCACCGAGGGGCTGATCGAGCCGGTGGCCCATGCGATCGGCGAAAGGCTGGTGGCGCTGGCCTCGCAGACCGGCAATGCGCGGGACATGCAGGAGAACCGGGACGGCTTCCTCGCATTTCAGTCGCACGGGGCCGACTGGGCCGCGCATACGCGCCAGGCGTGGCGCAAGGCGCTGGCGAGCAGTTCGTCGGCCGGGTCGTCCTCCAATTCGCTGTCGCGGCTCGAATTGATCGGCGACGAGGTCGTCGAGACCAACATCCTGTCGTCTCGGCTTGCGCAGACCATCCAGGACAAGGCCAGCTTCGAGCTCAACGACCTGCGGCTGCGCATCCAGCATCTCGACGGGACGAGCGAGCTCGACGCCAAGGACGTGCTGAAGCCCGAGGCGTTCGCCAAGGTGCTGGTCGACCAGTGGCTCGCCAACGGGATGAGCCGGGACCTCTGGATCAAGGTCCAGGACCAGGTGCAGACGCACATGGTCGACGCGATGGTGAAGGCCTACAAGGACGCCAACGCATTCCTGATCAGCCGGGACGTGATGCCCGAGATCGACCTCAAGAGCTTCGTGCGCCGCACCGGCTCGGTGAATTCGGGCGCGGCGGGGCTCGGCGGCAGCTTCGCGGCTTCCCATGCCTCGGGAAGCGCGTCGATGGGCATCTCGGCGCAGCAAGCGCAGAGTCCGCGCGGCGGCTATGCCCTGCCCGCGGGCAGCTTCGCCCCGGCGGCGATCGGTGTCGGCATGGGGCGCGGCGGAGCAGCCGTCACGGCCGGCGACGCCATGGGCGGCAACGGTGGTTCGCCGCTGGTCGTTGCGCGCCAGCGGGCCCAGGGCGTTCTGCTCAATCTCAAGCGCTTCGTGACGGCGCGCATCGGCGGCGACATCAGCCAGCATCGGCCGGCGGCCGTCGGCGGCGACGTGGTGGGCGGGCCGGCGGGCGTGGCGGGTGCACCGGCATTCGCCGCCGCGATCGCGGATGCCGAGGTCGCCTACCAGGCGGCCGCCTCGCAGTACGTCGTGGGGGATGAGGCGACGGCCGTCCTGCAGGCAACGGTGGACCTTCGCCGCCGCAGCGCCGAACTGAAGAAGAAGGCGCCGACCACGGCCGACAAGGCCACGGTGGAGATCGTGGCGCTGATGTTCCAGGCGATCCTCGCGGAGGAGCGCATCCCGTTCTCGGCGCGCGTGTGGTTCGCGCGCCTGCAGATGCCGGTGCTGCGCGTGGCGATCGCCGAGCCCGAGTTCTTCGGCACCCTGCAGCACCCGGCGCGCATGCTGATCGACCGCATGGGTTCCTGCGTGATGGGCTTCGATGCCGCCGCCATCTCGGGCAGCGCGCTCGAAGGCGAGATCCGCCGCGTGGTGCAGGTGATCGAGCAATACCCCGAAACAGGTCAGCGGGTGTTCAAGCTGGTGTTCGACGAATTCGTCGCCTTCCTCAACAAGTACCTCACGCAGAGCGACACCGCCCAGAAGGTGATGAGCGTCGCCCAGCAGGTCGAGCAGAAGGAGACGATGGCGATCCAGTACACCATCGAGTTGCGCAAGATGCTCAACGACATGCCGGTGCGCGAGGAGATCCGCGAGTTCCTGTTCAAGGTCTGGGCCGAGGTGCTGGCCATCGCCGCGTTGCGCTATGGCCCGCAGGACGAGCAGACCGTGATGCTGAAGCGTTCCGCTTCCGACCTCGTCTGGGCCGCGAGCGCCAAGCCGAACCGCAACGACCGCACCCGCGTGATCCAGGACCTTCCCAAGCTGTTGCAGCGTCTGCGGCAGGGGATGACGCTGCTGGGCATCGTCGGCGACACGCAGGAGCAGCATATCAAGACCATCGGCGCGACCCTGTCCGATGCGTTCATGTCGAAGACCGAAGCGATCCCGCAGGCCAAGATCGAGGCGATGGCGAAGCGCCTCGCCAACCTCGAAGACTTCGTGTCCGACGAAGGCACGATGGACGTGCCGCTCGATGCCGCCAGCATCGAACTCCTGCTCGGTGTCGATGCCGCCTCGATCGAGGTCGTGCCCGACACCGGCACCAAGGTCGGCGAAGACATGCTCGCCTGGGCGCACGAGCTCCAGGTGGGCAACTGGTTCATGCTCGACCACAACGATCGGGTCAGCCAGGTCCAGTTCGTGTGGCGCAGCGAGCGCAAGCAGCTTCACCTGTTCGCGTCCAGCGACGGACGCAGCTTCCTGATCCAGGTGGGCCGTCTGGCGTCCTATCTGCAGGCCGGCCTGCTGGTGCCCGCCGAAGAAGAGACCCTCACGGTCCGCGCCACGCGCGAAGCCCTCGCCAAGCTGGACGCCAACCCCGAGCGTCTGCTCAATTAG
- the secF gene encoding protein translocase subunit SecF has product MEFFRIHRTIPFMRHALVLNAVSAVTFLLAVFFLFHRGLHLSVEFTGGTVMEVAYQQPVDIGKVRETIGKLGYQDVLVQNFGTSRDVQIRLPVQKGQTSAQQSEQVMGALKAVDPSATLRGTEFVGPQVGEELTTNGLKALGMVVVGIMIYLAFRFEWKFALATVLANLHDVVIILGFFAFFQWEFSLAVLAAVLAVLGYSVNESVVIFDRVRENFRRYRKMSTREVIDNAITSTISRTIITHGSTQLVVLSMFFFGGPTLHYFALALTIGILFGIYSSAFVAAAIAMWLGVKREDLVKGPVKREGDPDDPNAGATV; this is encoded by the coding sequence ATGGAATTCTTCCGTATCCACAGGACGATCCCGTTCATGCGCCATGCGCTGGTGCTGAACGCGGTGTCGGCCGTCACCTTCCTGCTCGCGGTGTTCTTCCTGTTCCACCGCGGGCTCCACCTCTCGGTCGAATTCACCGGCGGCACGGTCATGGAAGTGGCCTACCAGCAGCCGGTCGACATCGGCAAGGTGCGCGAGACCATCGGCAAGCTCGGCTACCAGGACGTGCTGGTGCAGAACTTCGGCACTTCGCGCGACGTGCAGATCCGCCTGCCGGTGCAGAAGGGCCAGACCTCGGCCCAGCAGAGCGAGCAGGTGATGGGGGCGCTCAAGGCGGTCGATCCTTCCGCCACCTTGCGCGGCACAGAGTTCGTCGGGCCGCAGGTGGGCGAGGAGCTCACCACCAACGGCCTCAAGGCGCTCGGCATGGTGGTGGTCGGGATCATGATCTACCTCGCCTTCCGCTTCGAGTGGAAATTCGCGCTCGCCACCGTGCTCGCGAACCTGCACGACGTCGTGATCATCCTGGGCTTCTTCGCCTTCTTCCAGTGGGAGTTCTCGCTGGCGGTGCTCGCCGCGGTGCTGGCGGTGCTGGGCTATTCGGTGAACGAGTCGGTGGTGATCTTCGACCGGGTGCGCGAGAACTTCCGGCGCTACCGCAAGATGAGCACGCGCGAGGTCATCGACAACGCGATCACCTCGACCATCAGCCGCACCATCATCACGCACGGTTCGACCCAGCTGGTGGTGCTCTCGATGTTCTTCTTCGGCGGCCCGACGCTGCACTACTTCGCGCTGGCGCTGACCATCGGCATCCTTTTCGGCATCTATTCGTCGGCGTTCGTGGCCGCGGCCATCGCGATGTGGCTCGGGGTCAAGCGCGAGGACCTGGTCAAGGGGCCGGTCAAGCGCGAGGGGGATCCGGACGATCCGAACGCGGGCGCAACCGTCTGA
- the secD gene encoding protein translocase subunit SecD has product MNRYPVWKYAIIVIVLLVGLVYALPNFFGEAPAVQVSAAKSTAKVDAATRNRVGEALKAAGLAPDLLTLDATSVRARFTNTDDQLKARDVLQHALVPDPSDPPYVVALNLLSRSPSWLTALRAFPMYLGLDLRGGVDFLLQVDMQGAMDKRAESFAGDIRTGLRDKGVRGTSVTRVGQTIEVRFRDTAGLETGKALLQDQFPDLVAVQSQEGADYKLTASIKPEAARRLQDAALKQNITTLHNRINELGVSEPVIQQQGLDRIVVQLPGVQDTAKAKDILGRTATLEMRLVDESAEGRAAEQGTGPVPFGSEKFLDRTGRPVIVKKQVLVTGENLTDAQTGFDSQTQQPKVDLTMDAKGGRIMRDVSRENMHKRMAILIFEKGRGEVLTAPSINGELGNRFQISGAMNVVEANDLALLLRAGSLAAPMEIIQERTVGPSLGADNIQKGFNSVMYGFLAIMVFMCIYYALFGLFSSIALAVNLLLLVAILSMLQATLTLPGIAAMALAIGVAIDSNVLINERIREELRGGASPQAAIHAGYDRAWNTILDSNVTTLIAGIALLAFGSGPIRGFAIVHCIGIVTSMFSAVFFSRGLVNLWYGSKKKLKALSIGTVWKPANQAAADAK; this is encoded by the coding sequence ATGAATAGATATCCGGTTTGGAAGTACGCGATCATCGTGATCGTGCTGCTCGTGGGGCTGGTCTACGCCCTGCCCAATTTCTTCGGCGAAGCGCCTGCGGTGCAGGTGTCGGCGGCCAAGTCGACGGCCAAGGTCGACGCCGCTACCCGCAACCGGGTCGGGGAGGCGCTCAAGGCCGCCGGACTGGCGCCCGACCTGCTGACGCTCGACGCCACCTCGGTGCGCGCCCGCTTCACCAACACCGACGACCAGCTCAAGGCGCGCGACGTGCTGCAGCATGCGCTGGTGCCGGACCCGAGCGATCCGCCCTACGTGGTGGCGCTCAACCTGCTGTCGCGCTCGCCGTCCTGGCTGACCGCGCTGCGCGCCTTCCCGATGTACCTCGGCCTCGACCTGCGCGGCGGCGTCGACTTCCTGCTGCAGGTCGACATGCAGGGCGCCATGGACAAGCGCGCCGAATCCTTCGCGGGCGACATCCGCACCGGCCTGCGCGACAAGGGCGTGCGCGGCACCTCGGTCACGCGCGTCGGCCAGACCATCGAGGTCCGCTTCCGCGACACGGCCGGCCTGGAGACGGGCAAGGCGCTGCTCCAGGACCAGTTCCCCGACCTCGTTGCGGTCCAGAGCCAGGAAGGCGCCGACTACAAGCTGACGGCCTCGATCAAGCCCGAGGCCGCGCGCCGCCTGCAGGACGCGGCGCTCAAGCAGAACATCACCACGCTGCACAACCGGATCAACGAACTCGGCGTGTCCGAGCCGGTGATCCAGCAGCAGGGCCTGGACCGCATCGTGGTCCAGCTGCCGGGCGTGCAGGACACCGCCAAGGCCAAGGACATCCTCGGCCGCACGGCCACGCTCGAAATGCGCCTCGTCGACGAGAGCGCCGAAGGGCGGGCCGCCGAGCAGGGCACGGGCCCGGTGCCGTTCGGCTCCGAGAAATTCCTCGACCGCACGGGGCGTCCCGTGATCGTCAAGAAGCAGGTGCTGGTGACCGGCGAAAACCTCACCGACGCCCAAACCGGCTTCGACTCGCAGACGCAGCAGCCCAAGGTCGACCTCACGATGGACGCCAAGGGCGGCCGCATCATGCGCGATGTCAGCCGCGAGAACATGCACAAGCGCATGGCGATCCTGATCTTCGAAAAGGGCCGCGGCGAAGTGCTCACGGCGCCGTCGATCAACGGCGAGCTGGGCAACCGCTTCCAGATCTCCGGTGCCATGAACGTCGTCGAAGCGAACGATCTCGCGTTGCTGCTGCGCGCCGGCTCGCTGGCGGCCCCGATGGAAATCATCCAGGAACGGACCGTCGGCCCGAGCCTGGGTGCCGACAACATCCAGAAGGGCTTCAACAGCGTGATGTACGGCTTCCTGGCCATCATGGTGTTCATGTGCATCTACTACGCGCTGTTCGGCCTGTTCTCGTCGATCGCGCTGGCGGTCAACCTGCTGCTGCTGGTGGCGATCCTGTCGATGCTGCAGGCCACCCTGACCTTGCCGGGCATCGCGGCCATGGCGCTCGCCATCGGCGTCGCCATCGACTCGAACGTGCTGATCAACGAGCGTATCCGCGAGGAACTGCGCGGCGGCGCGTCGCCCCAGGCCGCGATCCATGCGGGGTACGACCGGGCGTGGAACACGATTCTCGATTCGAACGTGACCACCCTGATCGCCGGCATCGCGCTGCTGGCCTTCGGATCCGGCCCGATCCGGGGCTTCGCGATCGTGCATTGCATCGGCATCGTCACCTCGATGTTCTCGGCCGTGTTCTTCTCGCGCGGCCTCGTCAATCTCTGGTACGGCAGCAAGAAGAAGCTCAAGGCCCTGTCGATCGGCACCGTGTGGAAGCCGGCCAACCAGGCCGCGGCCGACGCGAAATAA